One Neurospora crassa OR74A mitochondrion, complete genome DNA window includes the following coding sequences:
- a CDS encoding ATPase subunit 6 yields the protein MSTLSFNNISTEVLSPLNQFEIRDLLSIDALGNLHISITNIGFYLTIGAFFFLVINLLSINYNRLVSNSWSISQESLYATIHSIVTSQINPRNGQIYFPFIYTLFIFILINNLIGMVPYSFASTSHFVVTFALSFTIVLGATILGFQKHGLEFFSLLVPAGCPLALLPLLVLIEFISYLARNISLGLRLAANILSGHMLLHILAGFTYNIMTSGIIFFFLGLIPLAFIIAFSGLELGIAFIQAQVFVVLTSGYIKDALDLH from the exons ATGAGTACTTTAAGCTTTAATAATATATCGACAGAAGTCCTTAGCCCATTAAATCAATTTGAAATAAGAGATTTATTAAGTATAGATGCTTTAGGAAATTTACACATTTCTATAACTAATATTGGTTTTTATTTAACAATAGGAGCTTTCTTTTTCTTGGTTATAAATCTTTTAAGTATAAATTATAATAGATTAGTTAGCAATAGTTGATCTATAAGTCAAGAATCTTTATATGCTACTATTCATAGTATAGTAACAAGTCAAATAAATCCTAGAAATGGTCAAATATACTTTCCATTTATTTATACTTTATTTATTTTTATTTTAATAAACAATCTTATAGGAATGGT TCCTTATAGTTTCGCAAGTACAAGCCATTTTGTAGTGACATTTGCTCTTAGTTTCACTATAGTTTTAGGAGCAACTATTTTAGGTTTCCAAAAACATGGATTAGAATTTTTCTCTCTATTAGTTCCAGCAGGTTGTCCTTTAGCCCTTCTTCCTCTGTTAGTTTTAATTGAATTCATTTCTTATTTAGCAAGAAATATATCTTTAGGATTAAGATTAGCAGCTAACATCTTATCAGGTCATATGTTGTTACATATTTTAGCAGGATTTACTTACAATATAATGACAAGCGGTATTATCTTCTTCTTTTTAGGTTTAATACCTTTAGCTTTTATTATAGCTTTCTCAGGATTAGAGTTAGGAATTGCCTTCATCCAAGCTCAAGTTTTTGTAGTTTTAACTAGCGGATACATTAAAGACGCATTGGATCTACATTAG
- a CDS encoding cytochrome c oxidase subunit 2, producing the protein MGLLFNNLIMNFDAPSPWGIYFQDSATPQMEGLVELHDNIMYYLVVILFGVGWILLSIIRNYISTKSPISHKYLNHGTLIELIWTITPAVILILIAFPSFKLLYLMDEVSDPSMSVLAEGHQWYWSYQYPDFLDSNDEFIEFDSYIVPESDLEEGALRMLEVDNRVILPELTHVRFIITAGDVIHSFAVPSLGVKCDAYPGRLNQVSVFINREGVFYGQCSEICGILHSSMPIVIESVSLEKFLTWLEEQ; encoded by the coding sequence ATGGGATTATTATTTAATAATTTAATTATGAATTTTGATGCTCCAAGCCCATGAGGTATCTATTTTCAAGATAGTGCTACTCCTCAGATGGAAGGTTTAGTTGAATTACATGACAATATTATGTACTATCTGGTGGTAATACTATTTGGTGTAGGATGAATCTTATTATCTATAATAAGAAATTATATCAGTACAAAATCACCAATTTCACATAAATATTTAAATCACGGTACATTAATCGAATTAATATGAACTATTACTCCAGCAGTAATATTAATATTAATTGCTTTCCCTTCATTTAAGTTGCTATATTTAATGGATGAAGTTAGTGATCCTTCAATGTCAGTTTTAGCAGAGGGGCACCAATGATATTGAAGTTACCAATATCCTGATTTCTTAGATTCAAATGATGAATTTATAGAATTTGATTCATATATAGTACCGGAATCCGATTTGGAAGAAGGAGCACTAAGAATGTTAGAGGTGGATAATAGAGTTATCCTTCCTGAACTAACACACGTTAGATTTATCATCACTGCAGGTGATGTGATACATAGCTTCGCTGTTCCATCTTTAGGTGTTAAATGTGATGCTTATCCTGGGAGATTAAATCAAGTATCTGTTTTTATTAACAGAGAAGGAGTATTCTATGGTCAATGCTCTGAAATCTGTGGTATATTACACAGTTCTATGCCTATAGTTATAGAGTCAGTATCTCTAGAAAAATTCCTTACTTGATTAGAAGAACAGTAA
- a CDS encoding ATPase subunit 9 — protein MIQVAKIIGTGLATTGLIGAGIGIGVVFGSLIIGVSRNPSLKSQLFAYAILGFAFSEATGLFALMMAFLLLYVA, from the coding sequence ATGATACAAGTAGCTAAAATAATAGGAACAGGGCTAGCTACCACAGGTTTAATCGGAGCTGGTATAGGTATTGGAGTTGTATTTGGCTCATTAATAATAGGGGTTTCAAGAAACCCTTCGTTAAAAAGTCAATTATTTGCATATGCAATTTTAGGTTTTGCTTTCTCGGAAGCGACAGGATTATTTGCTTTGATGATGGCTTTTTTACTTCTTTATGTTGCATAG
- a CDS encoding laglidadg endonuclease gives MSTLSFNNISTEVLSPLNQFEIRDLLSIDALGNLHISITNIGFYLTIGAFFFLVINLLSINYNRLVSNSWSISQESLYATIHSIVTSQINPRNGQIYFPFIYTLFIFILINNLIGMVNRSLCILSLFISSIFGILGIHKPIFQRLSYSSLNSNSQVNTQMNISKDSPRYSFNNKNTFYLNPDYITGFVDGEGCFSLSLFKDDRRLNGWQVKPIFSISLHKKDISLLEAIQRTFKVGKIYKHGIDSIQYRVSSLKNLQIITDHFDSYPLITQKRADYLLFKQAIALIKNKEHLSLEGLLKLVGIKATLNWGLSDKFKESFPTVKAAVRPSVIYNTSDVKVKSLNWIRGFIEGEGCFQVITQNSPPRRGGWRNVWLRFSLTQHIKDEELLKDIAIYLNMGRYYKSPTRNEGQYLITIFSDINNKLIPFLKEYPLLGVKQEDFLDFVKIAKLIESKTHLTDEGLDTIKLIQSNMNSKRIIKEE, from the coding sequence ATGAGTACTTTAAGCTTTAATAATATATCGACAGAAGTCCTTAGCCCATTAAATCAATTTGAAATAAGAGATTTATTAAGTATAGATGCTTTAGGAAATTTACACATTTCTATAACTAATATTGGTTTTTATTTAACAATAGGAGCTTTCTTTTTCTTGGTTATAAATCTTTTAAGTATAAATTATAATAGATTAGTTAGCAATAGTTGATCTATAAGTCAAGAATCTTTATATGCTACTATTCATAGTATAGTAACAAGTCAAATAAATCCTAGAAATGGTCAAATATACTTTCCATTTATTTATACTTTATTTATTTTTATTTTAATAAACAATCTTATAGGAATGGTTAACAGGAGCCTTTGTATTTTATCATTATTTATTTCAAGCATATTTGGAATATTAGGTATACATAAACCAATATTTCAAAGACTATCATATTCTTCTCTTAATTCAAACTCTCAAGTAAATACACAAATGAACATATCTAAGGATAGCCCTAGGTATAGCTTTAACAATAAAAATACCTTCTATCTTAACCCTGATTATATTACAGGATTTGTGGATGGGGAAGGCTGTTTCTCTCTTTCACTGTTTAAAGATGATAGACGCTTAAATGGTTGACAAGTTAAACCTATATTTAGTATATCTCTTCATAAGAAGGATATTTCACTATTAGAAGCTATTCAAAGAACCTTTAAAGTAGGAAAGATTTATAAACATGGTATTGATTCTATACAATATCGTGTAAGTTCTTTAAAAAATTTACAAATAATCACAGATCATTTTGATAGTTATCCTTTAATAACACAAAAGAGAGCAGATTATCTACTATTTAAACAAGCTATAGCTTTAATAAAAAATAAAGAACATTTATCTTTAGAAGGTTTATTAAAATTAGTAGGAATAAAAGCTACATTAAATTGAGGTCTATCTGACAAATTTAAAGAAAGTTTCCCTACTGTAAAAGCAGCAGTGAGACCTTCAGTAATATACAATACTTCAGATGTTAAGGTTAAAAGCTTAAACTGAATTAGAGGATTTATAGAAGGTGAAGGATGTTTCCAAGTTATAACTCAAAATTCCCCCCCCCGAAGGGGGGGGTGGCGAAATGTTTGGTTAAGATTTTCACTAACTCAGCATATTAAAGATGAAGAGTTATTGAAGGATATAGCTATTTATCTAAATATGGGTAGATATTACAAATCACCAACACGTAATGAAGGTCAATACTTAATAACAATATTTTCAGATATAAATAATAAGCTAATACCTTTCTTAAAAGAGTACCCATTATTGGGAGTTAAACAGGAAGATTTCTTAGATTTTGTAAAGATAGCCAAACTAATAGAATCTAAAACTCATTTAACTGATGAAGGATTAGATACAATAAAGCTAATTCAAAGTAATATGAATAGCAAAAGAATAATAAAAGAAGAATAG
- a CDS encoding ATPase subunit 8, which produces MPQLVPFYFVNEITFTFVIITLMVYILSKYILPRFVRLFLSRTFISKLSDISKK; this is translated from the coding sequence ATGCCTCAATTAGTTCCATTTTATTTTGTTAATGAAATAACTTTTACTTTTGTAATAATAACTCTTATGGTTTATATTTTATCTAAATATATTTTACCTAGATTTGTTCGTTTATTCTTATCTCGTACTTTTATATCAAAACTTTCTGATATATCAAAAAAATAA